The following coding sequences lie in one Silene latifolia isolate original U9 population chromosome 5, ASM4854445v1, whole genome shotgun sequence genomic window:
- the LOC141655479 gene encoding uncharacterized protein LOC141655479 — protein sequence MVVHYLLLGVMYNFGFWNIRGLNSPIKQNTIKWFLHHHQIGLFGLLETKVKPLSLNNVRNNLCANWCISTNTSYHKGGRVWVIWQPSMFTIHFLDYTAQSIHMEVKDLRTGSIFHCTMVYAFNNVCERKAVWSQLCAYNKDIKGPWVICGDFNTVLVPLERLGGNSTYEKMDDFQQCVAECGVTDCSAIGSLYTWSNKQEPSSRIFSRLDRVLVNDAWLRVNDTVYAHFYTEGVFYHTPCVVQEQSNSEKPRRCFKY from the coding sequence ATGGTAGTGCATTACCTCCTCTTGGGGGTAATGTATaattttggattttggaacattAGGGGATTGAATAGCCCAATCAAGCAGAACACTATCAAGTGGTTTTTACACCACCATCAAATTGGGTtgtttggtctccttgagacaaaggtgaAGCCTTTGTCTCTAAATAATGTGCGAAATAATCTTTGTGCTAACTGGTGTATCTCTACTAATACTTCTTATCACAAAGGGGGTCGTGTTTGGGTTATTTGGCAGCCTTCAATGTTCACAATTCATTTCTTAGATTATACTGCTCAATCTATTCATATGGAGGTCAAGGATTTACGCACTGGGTCTATTTTTCATTGTACTATGGTGTATGCTTTCAATAATGTGTGTGAAAGGAAGGCAGTATGGTCACAGTTATGTGCTTATAATAAAGATATTAAGGGACCTTGGGTTATTTGTGGCGATTTCAACACTGTTTTGGTCCCTTTAGAGAGGTTAGGAGGTAATTCCACTTATGAGAAGATGGATGATTTTCAACAGTGTGTAGCTGAGTGTGGTGTCACTGATTGTTCTGCCATTGGGTCTTTGTATACCTGGTCAAATAAACAAGAACCCTCCTCTAGAATTTTTAGTAGACTGGATAGAGTCTTGGTGAATGATGCTTGGTTAAGGGTTAATGATACTGTTTATGCTCACTTTTATACTGAAGGAGTTTTTTATCACACTCCTTGTGTGGTGCAAGAACAAAGTAATAGTGAGAAACCAAGGAGATGCTTCAAATATTAG